Proteins from a genomic interval of Musa acuminata AAA Group cultivar baxijiao chromosome BXJ1-9, Cavendish_Baxijiao_AAA, whole genome shotgun sequence:
- the LOC135592879 gene encoding protein FLOURY ENDOSPERM 6, chloroplastic-like isoform X5, with the protein MYSPPSVATPSSFLPSLPTPRFVAPFHAKIGSLGVLHPSRTRICGWRSGRRKEIVVKAREEEDAFAMAPRSMDVEAEIYEFMRRSAKPMDFPTRDELVAAGRADLAETVAAQGGWLTFGWDLDDGGEEVIDGSQSMSDVAQEDGEVYQERVLNGSLGTNPATALGCEDRSAAPSFSGRSLETENLEDGGVEGILSRLEKERSLSLALASRGKVVNGRDSWRNAVHDPGYTGGKLEDVNGTKSSVPDVEELEHSKVAETVPTDDRKMLEDDSLKVEWSNMHIQTQNSFMSHNGMKESFADKSQRHLHLQHLEADLSSALWLVRSRANGVVSHKHQGNSIDELHRPSDAWEFQETEIVNARDKLQSVRAKLAVLEGNLSFKIMEARKVMEERQKRIDAAQNALHLLRTAYIVWPNSSSEVLLAGSFDGWTGQRRMERSSSCIFTLQLKLYPGRYESR; encoded by the exons ATGTATTCTCCTCCTTCCGTCGCaactccttcctccttcctcccctCCCTCCCCACGCCGAGATTCGTAGCTCCATTCCATGCCAAGATCGGTTCTTTAGGGGTGCTCCACCCGTCGAGGACTAGAATCTGCGGATGGAGGagtgggaggaggaaggagatcgTCGTGAAagcgagggaggaggaggatgcgTTTGCGATGGCGCCAAGGAGTATGGACGTGGAGGCCGAGATTTACGAGTTCATGCGGAGGTCCGCGAAGCCGATGGACTTCCCGACCAGGGACGAGCTCGTCGCCGCCGGGAGGGCCGACTTGGCGGAGACCGTGGCTGCGCAGGGCGGCTGGCTCACCTTTGGGTGGGATCTTGATGATGGCGGCGAGGAAGTAATCGATGGGTCGCAATCAATGAGTGACGTCGCTCAAGAAGATGGTGAAGTCTATCAAGAAAGGGTTCTTAACGGTTCTTTGGGGACTAATCCTGCAACTGCTCTGGGTTGTGAGGATCGTTCCGCTGCCCCATCTTTTTCCGGGAGATCATT GGAGACGGAGAATCTCGAGGATGGTGGGGTCGAGGGGATATTGAGCAGGCTGGAGAAAGAGAGGAGCTTGTCTCTTGCGCTGGCTTCAAGAGGGAAAGTGGTGAATGGTCGAGACTCATGGAGGAATGCTGTGCATGATCCAGGATATACAG GTGGGAAATTGGAAGATGTTAATGGCACAAAAAGTTCAGTGCCAGACGTGGAGGAGTTGGAGCATTCAAAGG TTGCTGAAACTGTTCCCACTGATGACAGAAAGATGTTAGAGGATGACTCTTTAAAAGTTGAATGGAGCAATATGCATATACAAACTCAGAACTCATTTATGTCTCATAATGGGATGAAGGAGTCATTTGCTGACAAAAGTCAGAGACATTTACATCTTCAGCACTTGGAGGCAGATCTTAGCTCTGCACTTTGGTTAGTTAGATCTAGAGCTAATGGTGTTGTTTCACACAAG CACCAAGGAAACTCGATAGATGAGCTACATAGACCTTCTGATGCTTGGGAATTCCAAGAGACTGAGATAGTGAATGCCCGAGATAAGTTGCAGTCAGTTCGAGCAAAATTGGCAGTTTTAGAAGGAAACTTGTCATTTAAGATCAT GGAAGCACGAAAAGTAATGGAAGAGAGACAGAAAAGAATTGATGCTGCTCAAAATGCTTTACATCTTCTTCGTACTGCCTATATAGTCTGGCCTAATTCTTCTTCAGAGGTTTTACTTGCAGGGTCTTTTGATGGGTGGACTGGTCAG AGAAGGATGGAAAGATCAAGTTCCTGTATCTTCACTTTACAGCTAAAATTGTACCCTGGCCGGTATGAG TCCAGATGA
- the LOC135592879 gene encoding protein FLOURY ENDOSPERM 6, chloroplastic-like isoform X2, with protein sequence MYSPPSVATPSSFLPSLPTPRFVAPFHAKIGSLGVLHPSRTRICGWRSGRRKEIVVKAREEEDAFAMAPRSMDVEAEIYEFMRRSAKPMDFPTRDELVAAGRADLAETVAAQGGWLTFGWDLDDGGEEVIDGSQSMSDVAQEDGEVYQERVLNGSLGTNPATALGCEDRSAAPSFSGRSLETENLEDGGVEGILSRLEKERSLSLALASRGKVVNGRDSWRNAVHDPGYTGGKLEDVNGTKSSVPDVEELEHSKGRFFYSGVRQKMLEDDSLKVEWSNMHIQTQNSFMSHNGMKESFADKSQRHLHLQHLEADLSSALWLVRSRANGVVSHKHQGNSIDELHRPSDAWEFQETEIVNARDKLQSVRAKLAVLEGNLSFKIMEARKVMEERQKRIDAAQNALHLLRTAYIVWPNSSSEVLLAGSFDGWTGQRRMERSSSCIFTLQLKLYPGRYEIKFIVDGVWKTDPLHPIVHNNGHENNLLIVD encoded by the exons ATGTATTCTCCTCCTTCCGTCGCaactccttcctccttcctcccctCCCTCCCCACGCCGAGATTCGTAGCTCCATTCCATGCCAAGATCGGTTCTTTAGGGGTGCTCCACCCGTCGAGGACTAGAATCTGCGGATGGAGGagtgggaggaggaaggagatcgTCGTGAAagcgagggaggaggaggatgcgTTTGCGATGGCGCCAAGGAGTATGGACGTGGAGGCCGAGATTTACGAGTTCATGCGGAGGTCCGCGAAGCCGATGGACTTCCCGACCAGGGACGAGCTCGTCGCCGCCGGGAGGGCCGACTTGGCGGAGACCGTGGCTGCGCAGGGCGGCTGGCTCACCTTTGGGTGGGATCTTGATGATGGCGGCGAGGAAGTAATCGATGGGTCGCAATCAATGAGTGACGTCGCTCAAGAAGATGGTGAAGTCTATCAAGAAAGGGTTCTTAACGGTTCTTTGGGGACTAATCCTGCAACTGCTCTGGGTTGTGAGGATCGTTCCGCTGCCCCATCTTTTTCCGGGAGATCATT GGAGACGGAGAATCTCGAGGATGGTGGGGTCGAGGGGATATTGAGCAGGCTGGAGAAAGAGAGGAGCTTGTCTCTTGCGCTGGCTTCAAGAGGGAAAGTGGTGAATGGTCGAGACTCATGGAGGAATGCTGTGCATGATCCAGGATATACAG GTGGGAAATTGGAAGATGTTAATGGCACAAAAAGTTCAGTGCCAGACGTGGAGGAGTTGGAGCATTCAAAGGGCAGGTTTTTCTATAGCGGAGTTCGACA AAAGATGTTAGAGGATGACTCTTTAAAAGTTGAATGGAGCAATATGCATATACAAACTCAGAACTCATTTATGTCTCATAATGGGATGAAGGAGTCATTTGCTGACAAAAGTCAGAGACATTTACATCTTCAGCACTTGGAGGCAGATCTTAGCTCTGCACTTTGGTTAGTTAGATCTAGAGCTAATGGTGTTGTTTCACACAAG CACCAAGGAAACTCGATAGATGAGCTACATAGACCTTCTGATGCTTGGGAATTCCAAGAGACTGAGATAGTGAATGCCCGAGATAAGTTGCAGTCAGTTCGAGCAAAATTGGCAGTTTTAGAAGGAAACTTGTCATTTAAGATCAT GGAAGCACGAAAAGTAATGGAAGAGAGACAGAAAAGAATTGATGCTGCTCAAAATGCTTTACATCTTCTTCGTACTGCCTATATAGTCTGGCCTAATTCTTCTTCAGAGGTTTTACTTGCAGGGTCTTTTGATGGGTGGACTGGTCAG AGAAGGATGGAAAGATCAAGTTCCTGTATCTTCACTTTACAGCTAAAATTGTACCCTGGCCGGTATGAG ATCAAGTTCATTGTTGATGGTGTGTGGAAAACTGATCCACTGCACCCTATCGTGCACAACAATGGTCATGAGAATAACCTCCTTATTGTCGATTGA
- the LOC135592879 gene encoding protein FLOURY ENDOSPERM 6, chloroplastic-like isoform X3, which produces MYSPPSVATPSSFLPSLPTPRFVAPFHAKIGSLGVLHPSRTRICGWRSGRRKEIVVKAREEEDAFAMAPRSMDVEAEIYEFMRRSAKPMDFPTRDELVAAGRADLAETVAAQGGWLTFGWDLDDGGEEVIDGSQSMSDVAQEDGEVYQERVLNGSLGTNPATALGCEDRSAAPSFSGRSLETENLEDGGVEGILSRLEKERSLSLALASRGKVVNGRDSWRNAVHDPGYTVAETVPTDDRKMLEDDSLKVEWSNMHIQTQNSFMSHNGMKESFADKSQRHLHLQHLEADLSSALWLVRSRANGVVSHKHQGNSIDELHRPSDAWEFQETEIVNARDKLQSVRAKLAVLEGNLSFKIMEARKVMEERQKRIDAAQNALHLLRTAYIVWPNSSSEVLLAGSFDGWTGQRRMERSSSCIFTLQLKLYPGRYEIKFIVDGVWKTDPLHPIVHNNGHENNLLIVD; this is translated from the exons ATGTATTCTCCTCCTTCCGTCGCaactccttcctccttcctcccctCCCTCCCCACGCCGAGATTCGTAGCTCCATTCCATGCCAAGATCGGTTCTTTAGGGGTGCTCCACCCGTCGAGGACTAGAATCTGCGGATGGAGGagtgggaggaggaaggagatcgTCGTGAAagcgagggaggaggaggatgcgTTTGCGATGGCGCCAAGGAGTATGGACGTGGAGGCCGAGATTTACGAGTTCATGCGGAGGTCCGCGAAGCCGATGGACTTCCCGACCAGGGACGAGCTCGTCGCCGCCGGGAGGGCCGACTTGGCGGAGACCGTGGCTGCGCAGGGCGGCTGGCTCACCTTTGGGTGGGATCTTGATGATGGCGGCGAGGAAGTAATCGATGGGTCGCAATCAATGAGTGACGTCGCTCAAGAAGATGGTGAAGTCTATCAAGAAAGGGTTCTTAACGGTTCTTTGGGGACTAATCCTGCAACTGCTCTGGGTTGTGAGGATCGTTCCGCTGCCCCATCTTTTTCCGGGAGATCATT GGAGACGGAGAATCTCGAGGATGGTGGGGTCGAGGGGATATTGAGCAGGCTGGAGAAAGAGAGGAGCTTGTCTCTTGCGCTGGCTTCAAGAGGGAAAGTGGTGAATGGTCGAGACTCATGGAGGAATGCTGTGCATGATCCAGGATATACAG TTGCTGAAACTGTTCCCACTGATGACAGAAAGATGTTAGAGGATGACTCTTTAAAAGTTGAATGGAGCAATATGCATATACAAACTCAGAACTCATTTATGTCTCATAATGGGATGAAGGAGTCATTTGCTGACAAAAGTCAGAGACATTTACATCTTCAGCACTTGGAGGCAGATCTTAGCTCTGCACTTTGGTTAGTTAGATCTAGAGCTAATGGTGTTGTTTCACACAAG CACCAAGGAAACTCGATAGATGAGCTACATAGACCTTCTGATGCTTGGGAATTCCAAGAGACTGAGATAGTGAATGCCCGAGATAAGTTGCAGTCAGTTCGAGCAAAATTGGCAGTTTTAGAAGGAAACTTGTCATTTAAGATCAT GGAAGCACGAAAAGTAATGGAAGAGAGACAGAAAAGAATTGATGCTGCTCAAAATGCTTTACATCTTCTTCGTACTGCCTATATAGTCTGGCCTAATTCTTCTTCAGAGGTTTTACTTGCAGGGTCTTTTGATGGGTGGACTGGTCAG AGAAGGATGGAAAGATCAAGTTCCTGTATCTTCACTTTACAGCTAAAATTGTACCCTGGCCGGTATGAG ATCAAGTTCATTGTTGATGGTGTGTGGAAAACTGATCCACTGCACCCTATCGTGCACAACAATGGTCATGAGAATAACCTCCTTATTGTCGATTGA
- the LOC135592879 gene encoding protein FLOURY ENDOSPERM 6, chloroplastic-like isoform X1 — protein MYSPPSVATPSSFLPSLPTPRFVAPFHAKIGSLGVLHPSRTRICGWRSGRRKEIVVKAREEEDAFAMAPRSMDVEAEIYEFMRRSAKPMDFPTRDELVAAGRADLAETVAAQGGWLTFGWDLDDGGEEVIDGSQSMSDVAQEDGEVYQERVLNGSLGTNPATALGCEDRSAAPSFSGRSLETENLEDGGVEGILSRLEKERSLSLALASRGKVVNGRDSWRNAVHDPGYTGGKLEDVNGTKSSVPDVEELEHSKVAETVPTDDRKMLEDDSLKVEWSNMHIQTQNSFMSHNGMKESFADKSQRHLHLQHLEADLSSALWLVRSRANGVVSHKHQGNSIDELHRPSDAWEFQETEIVNARDKLQSVRAKLAVLEGNLSFKIMEARKVMEERQKRIDAAQNALHLLRTAYIVWPNSSSEVLLAGSFDGWTGQRRMERSSSCIFTLQLKLYPGRYEIKFIVDGVWKTDPLHPIVHNNGHENNLLIVD, from the exons ATGTATTCTCCTCCTTCCGTCGCaactccttcctccttcctcccctCCCTCCCCACGCCGAGATTCGTAGCTCCATTCCATGCCAAGATCGGTTCTTTAGGGGTGCTCCACCCGTCGAGGACTAGAATCTGCGGATGGAGGagtgggaggaggaaggagatcgTCGTGAAagcgagggaggaggaggatgcgTTTGCGATGGCGCCAAGGAGTATGGACGTGGAGGCCGAGATTTACGAGTTCATGCGGAGGTCCGCGAAGCCGATGGACTTCCCGACCAGGGACGAGCTCGTCGCCGCCGGGAGGGCCGACTTGGCGGAGACCGTGGCTGCGCAGGGCGGCTGGCTCACCTTTGGGTGGGATCTTGATGATGGCGGCGAGGAAGTAATCGATGGGTCGCAATCAATGAGTGACGTCGCTCAAGAAGATGGTGAAGTCTATCAAGAAAGGGTTCTTAACGGTTCTTTGGGGACTAATCCTGCAACTGCTCTGGGTTGTGAGGATCGTTCCGCTGCCCCATCTTTTTCCGGGAGATCATT GGAGACGGAGAATCTCGAGGATGGTGGGGTCGAGGGGATATTGAGCAGGCTGGAGAAAGAGAGGAGCTTGTCTCTTGCGCTGGCTTCAAGAGGGAAAGTGGTGAATGGTCGAGACTCATGGAGGAATGCTGTGCATGATCCAGGATATACAG GTGGGAAATTGGAAGATGTTAATGGCACAAAAAGTTCAGTGCCAGACGTGGAGGAGTTGGAGCATTCAAAGG TTGCTGAAACTGTTCCCACTGATGACAGAAAGATGTTAGAGGATGACTCTTTAAAAGTTGAATGGAGCAATATGCATATACAAACTCAGAACTCATTTATGTCTCATAATGGGATGAAGGAGTCATTTGCTGACAAAAGTCAGAGACATTTACATCTTCAGCACTTGGAGGCAGATCTTAGCTCTGCACTTTGGTTAGTTAGATCTAGAGCTAATGGTGTTGTTTCACACAAG CACCAAGGAAACTCGATAGATGAGCTACATAGACCTTCTGATGCTTGGGAATTCCAAGAGACTGAGATAGTGAATGCCCGAGATAAGTTGCAGTCAGTTCGAGCAAAATTGGCAGTTTTAGAAGGAAACTTGTCATTTAAGATCAT GGAAGCACGAAAAGTAATGGAAGAGAGACAGAAAAGAATTGATGCTGCTCAAAATGCTTTACATCTTCTTCGTACTGCCTATATAGTCTGGCCTAATTCTTCTTCAGAGGTTTTACTTGCAGGGTCTTTTGATGGGTGGACTGGTCAG AGAAGGATGGAAAGATCAAGTTCCTGTATCTTCACTTTACAGCTAAAATTGTACCCTGGCCGGTATGAG ATCAAGTTCATTGTTGATGGTGTGTGGAAAACTGATCCACTGCACCCTATCGTGCACAACAATGGTCATGAGAATAACCTCCTTATTGTCGATTGA
- the LOC135592879 gene encoding protein FLOURY ENDOSPERM 6, chloroplastic-like isoform X4: protein MYSPPSVATPSSFLPSLPTPRFVAPFHAKIGSLGVLHPSRTRICGWRSGRRKEIVVKAREEEDAFAMAPRSMDVEAEIYEFMRRSAKPMDFPTRDELVAAGRADLAETVAAQGGWLTFGWDLDDGGEEVIDGSQSMSDVAQEDGEVYQERVLNGSLGTNPATALGCEDRSAAPSFSGRSLETENLEDGGVEGILSRLEKERSLSLALASRGKVVNGRDSWRNAVHDPGYTGGKLEDVNGTKSSVPDVEELEHSKVAETVPTDDRKMLEDDSLKVEWSNMHIQTQNSFMSHNGMKESFADKSQRHLHLQHLEADLSSALWLVRSRANGVVSHKHQGNSIDELHRPSDAWEFQETEIVNARDKLQSVRAKLAVLEGNLSFKIMEARKVMEERQKRIDAAQNALHLLRTAYIVWPNSSSEVLLAGSFDGWTGQRRMERSSSCIFTLQLKLYPGRYEHLFQSR from the exons ATGTATTCTCCTCCTTCCGTCGCaactccttcctccttcctcccctCCCTCCCCACGCCGAGATTCGTAGCTCCATTCCATGCCAAGATCGGTTCTTTAGGGGTGCTCCACCCGTCGAGGACTAGAATCTGCGGATGGAGGagtgggaggaggaaggagatcgTCGTGAAagcgagggaggaggaggatgcgTTTGCGATGGCGCCAAGGAGTATGGACGTGGAGGCCGAGATTTACGAGTTCATGCGGAGGTCCGCGAAGCCGATGGACTTCCCGACCAGGGACGAGCTCGTCGCCGCCGGGAGGGCCGACTTGGCGGAGACCGTGGCTGCGCAGGGCGGCTGGCTCACCTTTGGGTGGGATCTTGATGATGGCGGCGAGGAAGTAATCGATGGGTCGCAATCAATGAGTGACGTCGCTCAAGAAGATGGTGAAGTCTATCAAGAAAGGGTTCTTAACGGTTCTTTGGGGACTAATCCTGCAACTGCTCTGGGTTGTGAGGATCGTTCCGCTGCCCCATCTTTTTCCGGGAGATCATT GGAGACGGAGAATCTCGAGGATGGTGGGGTCGAGGGGATATTGAGCAGGCTGGAGAAAGAGAGGAGCTTGTCTCTTGCGCTGGCTTCAAGAGGGAAAGTGGTGAATGGTCGAGACTCATGGAGGAATGCTGTGCATGATCCAGGATATACAG GTGGGAAATTGGAAGATGTTAATGGCACAAAAAGTTCAGTGCCAGACGTGGAGGAGTTGGAGCATTCAAAGG TTGCTGAAACTGTTCCCACTGATGACAGAAAGATGTTAGAGGATGACTCTTTAAAAGTTGAATGGAGCAATATGCATATACAAACTCAGAACTCATTTATGTCTCATAATGGGATGAAGGAGTCATTTGCTGACAAAAGTCAGAGACATTTACATCTTCAGCACTTGGAGGCAGATCTTAGCTCTGCACTTTGGTTAGTTAGATCTAGAGCTAATGGTGTTGTTTCACACAAG CACCAAGGAAACTCGATAGATGAGCTACATAGACCTTCTGATGCTTGGGAATTCCAAGAGACTGAGATAGTGAATGCCCGAGATAAGTTGCAGTCAGTTCGAGCAAAATTGGCAGTTTTAGAAGGAAACTTGTCATTTAAGATCAT GGAAGCACGAAAAGTAATGGAAGAGAGACAGAAAAGAATTGATGCTGCTCAAAATGCTTTACATCTTCTTCGTACTGCCTATATAGTCTGGCCTAATTCTTCTTCAGAGGTTTTACTTGCAGGGTCTTTTGATGGGTGGACTGGTCAG AGAAGGATGGAAAGATCAAGTTCCTGTATCTTCACTTTACAGCTAAAATTGTACCCTGGCCGGTATGAG CACCTCTTCCAGTCCAGATGA
- the LOC135592879 gene encoding protein PTST homolog 2, chloroplastic-like isoform X6, with protein MYSPPSVATPSSFLPSLPTPRFVAPFHAKIGSLGVLHPSRTRICGWRSGRRKEIVVKAREEEDAFAMAPRSMDVEAEIYEFMRRSAKPMDFPTRDELVAAGRADLAETVAAQGGWLTFGWDLDDGGEEVIDGSQSMSDVAQEDGEVYQERVLNGSLGTNPATALGCEDRSAAPSFSGRSLETENLEDGGVEGILSRLEKERSLSLALASRGKVVNGRDSWRNAVHDPGYTGGKLEDVNGTKSSVPDVEELEHSKVAETVPTDDRKMLEDDSLKVEWSNMHIQTQNSFMSHNGMKESFADKSQRHLHLQHLEADLSSALWLVRSRANGVVSHKHQGNSIDELHRPSDAWEFQETEIVNARDKLQSVRAKLAVLEGNLSFKIMEARKVMEERQKRIDAAQNALHLLRTAYIVWPNSSSEVLLAGSFDGWTGQGCLLGMKELVRADDVLEF; from the exons ATGTATTCTCCTCCTTCCGTCGCaactccttcctccttcctcccctCCCTCCCCACGCCGAGATTCGTAGCTCCATTCCATGCCAAGATCGGTTCTTTAGGGGTGCTCCACCCGTCGAGGACTAGAATCTGCGGATGGAGGagtgggaggaggaaggagatcgTCGTGAAagcgagggaggaggaggatgcgTTTGCGATGGCGCCAAGGAGTATGGACGTGGAGGCCGAGATTTACGAGTTCATGCGGAGGTCCGCGAAGCCGATGGACTTCCCGACCAGGGACGAGCTCGTCGCCGCCGGGAGGGCCGACTTGGCGGAGACCGTGGCTGCGCAGGGCGGCTGGCTCACCTTTGGGTGGGATCTTGATGATGGCGGCGAGGAAGTAATCGATGGGTCGCAATCAATGAGTGACGTCGCTCAAGAAGATGGTGAAGTCTATCAAGAAAGGGTTCTTAACGGTTCTTTGGGGACTAATCCTGCAACTGCTCTGGGTTGTGAGGATCGTTCCGCTGCCCCATCTTTTTCCGGGAGATCATT GGAGACGGAGAATCTCGAGGATGGTGGGGTCGAGGGGATATTGAGCAGGCTGGAGAAAGAGAGGAGCTTGTCTCTTGCGCTGGCTTCAAGAGGGAAAGTGGTGAATGGTCGAGACTCATGGAGGAATGCTGTGCATGATCCAGGATATACAG GTGGGAAATTGGAAGATGTTAATGGCACAAAAAGTTCAGTGCCAGACGTGGAGGAGTTGGAGCATTCAAAGG TTGCTGAAACTGTTCCCACTGATGACAGAAAGATGTTAGAGGATGACTCTTTAAAAGTTGAATGGAGCAATATGCATATACAAACTCAGAACTCATTTATGTCTCATAATGGGATGAAGGAGTCATTTGCTGACAAAAGTCAGAGACATTTACATCTTCAGCACTTGGAGGCAGATCTTAGCTCTGCACTTTGGTTAGTTAGATCTAGAGCTAATGGTGTTGTTTCACACAAG CACCAAGGAAACTCGATAGATGAGCTACATAGACCTTCTGATGCTTGGGAATTCCAAGAGACTGAGATAGTGAATGCCCGAGATAAGTTGCAGTCAGTTCGAGCAAAATTGGCAGTTTTAGAAGGAAACTTGTCATTTAAGATCAT GGAAGCACGAAAAGTAATGGAAGAGAGACAGAAAAGAATTGATGCTGCTCAAAATGCTTTACATCTTCTTCGTACTGCCTATATAGTCTGGCCTAATTCTTCTTCAGAGGTTTTACTTGCAGGGTCTTTTGATGGGTGGACTGGTCAG GGCTGCCTGCTTGGCATGAAAGAATTGGTGAGAGCAGATGATGTCCTTGAATTTTGA
- the LOC135592881 gene encoding thioredoxin H2-1-like, whose protein sequence is MGNLFSRTSSSLVITIHSKGKWNQHWQSHLASNKLMVIDFSSSNCGPCRFIEPEINAMAARYTEIEFVKIDVDKLMEVAEKWDVEVVPTFVLVKRGKEVGRVVGADKKELEETIQQQQQRY, encoded by the exons ATGGGTAATTTGTTCTCCAGGACAAGCAGCAGTCTGGTCATCACGATCCACAGCAAAGGAAAATGGAACCAGCACTGGCAGTCGCATTTGGCATCCAACAAGCTG ATGGTGATTGACTTCTCGTCGTCCAATTGCGGGCCATGCCGTTTCATCGAGCCGGAGATCAATGCCATGGCGGCAAGGTACACTGAGATCGAGTTTGTCAAGATTGACGTCGACAAGCTCATG GAGGTGGCGGAGAAGTGGGACGTGGAGGTGGTGCCGACTTTTGTGCTGGTAAAGAGAGGGAAGGAGGTTGGCAGAGTTGTCGGTGCCGACAAGAAGGAGCTCGAGGAGACgatccagcagcagcagcagcggtacTGA